One window of Chryseobacterium sp. JJR-5R genomic DNA carries:
- the trpS gene encoding tryptophan--tRNA ligase — protein sequence MSRILTGIQATGTPHLGNLLGAIIPAIELSKQEGNESFLFIANLHSLTQIKDAKELKQNTYEIAAAWLACGLDTEKTYFYRQSDIPETCELSWHLSCFFPYQRLTLAHSFKDKADRLQDVNAGLFTYPILMAADILLYDAEIVPVGKDQLQHLEIARDVASRFNNQMGEVFVLPQSELQEDTKYVPGIDGHKMSKSRGNIINIFLPEKELKKQVMSIETDSKSLEEPKDPETDKTFAIYQLIATPEQTEELRAKYLAGNFGYGHAKKELLDLILVRFEKERELFAYYMNNLDELEAKLQEGAAKTRAIAAETMKRVRESLGI from the coding sequence ATGTCAAGAATTCTTACCGGTATCCAAGCCACCGGAACCCCTCACCTCGGAAACTTGCTGGGTGCAATTATTCCTGCGATAGAATTATCGAAACAGGAAGGAAATGAATCATTTTTATTTATCGCGAACCTTCATTCTTTAACCCAGATCAAAGACGCGAAAGAACTGAAACAGAACACCTATGAAATTGCTGCGGCTTGGCTTGCCTGCGGCCTGGATACGGAAAAAACCTATTTTTACAGACAGAGCGACATTCCTGAAACCTGTGAACTTTCTTGGCATTTATCCTGTTTTTTTCCGTATCAGCGGCTTACTTTAGCCCACTCCTTCAAAGATAAGGCAGACCGTCTTCAGGACGTCAATGCAGGCCTGTTTACCTATCCGATCCTGATGGCTGCAGATATCCTGCTGTACGATGCGGAAATTGTACCTGTGGGAAAAGACCAGCTTCAGCACCTGGAAATCGCCCGTGATGTGGCTTCCAGATTCAATAACCAAATGGGGGAAGTATTTGTCCTGCCGCAGTCTGAGCTTCAGGAAGATACTAAATATGTCCCGGGAATTGACGGCCATAAAATGTCCAAGTCCAGAGGCAATATCATCAACATTTTCCTGCCCGAAAAAGAGCTGAAAAAGCAGGTCATGAGCATTGAAACGGATTCCAAGTCCCTGGAAGAGCCCAAAGATCCGGAAACCGATAAAACATTTGCAATCTATCAGTTGATTGCAACACCTGAACAGACTGAAGAATTGAGGGCAAAATATTTAGCCGGAAACTTCGGGTACGGCCATGCGAAAAAAGAGCTTCTGGACCTGATCCTGGTAAGGTTTGAAAAAGAGAGGGAACTGTTTGCTTATTACATGAACAACCTGGACGAACTGGAAGCAAAACTTCAGGAAGGTGCAGCAAAAACAAGAGCAATTGCTGCAGAAACAATGAAAAGAGTACGGGAAAGCCTGGGAATTTAA
- a CDS encoding YjjG family noncanonical pyrimidine nucleotidase — protein sequence MKIQHIFFDLDNTLWDHRRNAYLTIRDLFEKEEITLRYRIGFEEFHAVYHDINEKLWEDIRDGKIDKEYLRKHRFYDTFRHFKIDDEGLSMYFEEHFLDKILNHNNLVEGAESVLEYLKSKNYTLHIISNGFKEVTERKCILSGIDHYFQTITSADSVGVRKPNPAIFEYALDLSEARKETSILIGDDWIADVAGAQRFGMDVIFFDVLNENPQQEELKIITHLLQIKEFL from the coding sequence ATGAAAATTCAGCACATTTTTTTTGATCTCGACAATACGCTCTGGGATCACCGCAGAAATGCCTATCTTACCATCAGGGATCTTTTTGAAAAAGAAGAAATCACCTTGCGCTACCGTATTGGTTTTGAAGAATTCCATGCGGTCTACCATGACATCAATGAGAAGCTCTGGGAAGATATCCGGGACGGAAAAATTGATAAGGAATATCTCAGGAAACACCGTTTTTACGATACCTTCAGGCATTTTAAGATAGATGATGAGGGGCTGTCAATGTATTTTGAAGAGCATTTTTTAGATAAAATTCTGAACCATAATAACCTTGTGGAAGGAGCGGAATCTGTTTTGGAATACCTGAAATCTAAAAATTATACTTTACATATTATTTCCAACGGTTTTAAGGAAGTCACGGAAAGAAAGTGCATCTTATCGGGAATAGACCATTATTTCCAGACCATTACCAGTGCAGATTCCGTAGGCGTCAGAAAACCCAATCCTGCTATTTTTGAATATGCTCTGGACCTTTCTGAGGCACGGAAGGAAACGAGTATTTTAATCGGGGACGACTGGATTGCAGATGTGGCCGGAGCACAGCGTTTCGGGATGGATGTGATCTTCTTTGATGTCCTGAATGAAAACCCGCAACAGGAAGAGTTGAAAATTATTACCCATCTTCTGCAGATTAAAGAATTTTTATAA
- a CDS encoding RNA polymerase sigma factor, which translates to MKSKSDSLLISLYQKGDEEALSTLIYRHQRELFTFIFYKINDEDLANDVFQDTFMKIIVMLKEGRYNEEGKFILWAKRIAYNLIIDHFRAKSKNIKVSETTFETDEYSIFDLLREPSENIEDQLVTNQIQDDLLKMLQYLPKNQQEVIQLRFFDGLSFKEIADHTNMSINTTLGRVRYALINLRKIMDENHIVLTR; encoded by the coding sequence ATGAAATCAAAATCGGATAGTTTATTAATTTCCCTTTACCAGAAAGGAGACGAAGAGGCGTTGTCAACCCTTATTTATCGCCATCAGAGAGAACTTTTTACATTCATTTTTTACAAAATTAATGATGAAGATTTAGCCAACGATGTTTTTCAGGATACGTTCATGAAAATTATTGTTATGCTGAAAGAAGGACGCTATAACGAAGAAGGAAAATTCATCCTTTGGGCAAAAAGAATCGCTTATAATCTGATTATTGACCATTTCAGGGCAAAATCAAAAAATATCAAAGTTTCGGAAACCACTTTTGAAACCGATGAATATTCTATTTTTGATCTGTTAAGAGAACCTTCAGAGAATATCGAAGACCAGCTGGTGACCAATCAGATTCAGGATGACCTGTTGAAGATGCTGCAGTACCTGCCTAAGAACCAGCAGGAAGTAATCCAGCTGAGGTTTTTTGACGGGCTGAGCTTTAAAGAAATAGCAGACCATACCAATATGAGCATCAATACCACGCTGGGCCGTGTACGCTATGCTTTGATCAACCTGAGAAAAATCATGGATGAAAATCATATTGTCCTTACACGTTAG
- the metK gene encoding methionine adenosyltransferase, translating to MSYLFTSESVSEGHPDKIADQISDALIDHFLAYDQSSKVACETLVTTGQVVLAGEVKSDAYLDVQTIARDVINGIGYTKGEYMFNGDSCGVISAIHEQSPDINQGVDRKVTDESFETKANAQGAGDQGMMFGYATNETTNYMPLALDLAHTILKELSAIRRENSEITYLRPDAKSQVTIEYSDDHKPVRIDSIVVSTQHDDFGTEEEMLNKIREDIKNILIPRVAARQSDEIKRLFNDQITYHINPTGKFVIGGPHGDTGLTGRKIIVDTYGGKGAHGGGAFSGKDPSKVDRSAAYATRHIAKNLVAAGVADEVLVQVSYAIGVAEPCGLYINTYGTSKVDLHDGEIAKKVSAIFDLRPYAIEQNLKLRNPIYQETASYGHMGRESYVADKTFNKGQKKELTLKGLEFFTWEKLDKVDEIKTAFGI from the coding sequence ATGTCTTATTTATTTACGTCTGAATCCGTTTCAGAAGGACATCCGGATAAAATTGCCGATCAGATTTCCGACGCATTAATCGATCATTTTTTAGCATATGACCAATCTTCAAAAGTAGCCTGTGAAACCCTTGTTACCACAGGACAGGTAGTGCTGGCCGGTGAGGTGAAATCTGACGCTTACCTGGACGTTCAGACCATTGCAAGAGATGTGATCAACGGAATCGGGTATACCAAAGGGGAATATATGTTCAACGGTGATTCATGCGGTGTCATTTCTGCGATTCACGAGCAGTCTCCGGATATCAACCAGGGTGTTGACAGAAAGGTAACAGACGAGTCTTTTGAAACCAAAGCAAATGCCCAGGGTGCAGGTGACCAGGGAATGATGTTCGGGTATGCGACCAATGAAACGACTAACTATATGCCGCTTGCTCTGGATCTTGCCCATACAATACTTAAAGAGCTTTCTGCCATCAGAAGAGAAAATTCAGAAATTACCTACCTTCGCCCGGATGCGAAAAGCCAGGTTACCATTGAATATTCCGATGACCATAAGCCGGTAAGAATTGATTCCATTGTAGTTTCTACACAGCACGATGATTTCGGTACGGAGGAAGAAATGCTGAACAAAATCCGTGAAGATATTAAGAATATCCTGATTCCAAGGGTCGCTGCGAGGCAGAGTGACGAAATCAAAAGGTTATTTAACGATCAGATTACCTATCATATCAACCCAACCGGGAAATTCGTTATCGGAGGCCCTCACGGTGATACAGGCCTTACCGGAAGAAAGATTATTGTGGATACCTACGGCGGAAAAGGAGCTCACGGCGGAGGTGCATTCTCCGGAAAAGACCCTTCAAAGGTAGACCGGAGTGCAGCCTATGCCACAAGGCATATTGCTAAAAATTTAGTAGCTGCAGGCGTGGCTGATGAGGTTTTGGTACAGGTTTCGTATGCTATCGGGGTAGCAGAACCTTGCGGTTTGTATATCAATACCTACGGAACTTCAAAAGTAGATCTTCATGACGGGGAAATTGCCAAAAAAGTTTCTGCCATTTTTGATTTAAGACCGTATGCTATTGAGCAGAACCTTAAACTGAGAAACCCGATTTATCAGGAAACCGCTTCTTACGGACACATGGGAAGAGAGAGCTATGTAGCTGACAAAACATTCAATAAAGGCCAGAAAAAAGAACTTACATTAAAAGGCCTAGAGTTTTTTACATGGGAAAAACTGGACAAAGTAGATGAGATTAAAACCGCTTTCGGAATTTAA
- a CDS encoding LysR substrate-binding domain-containing protein has protein sequence MNIQQLEYLIAVDKYKHFGKAAQACFITQPTLSAMIQKFEDELDVKVFDRTTHPIRTTDVGLQIIDQAKVIIEAVNELRNKANLLNNILGGTINIGIIPTVSSFILPTEIFKFLEDNAKIQMNVKEMTTDNIIKALKAGELDAGIISTPYDAADEFYQDFLFNEELMIYSSDTEANKKNAYVVPEDLNVEKVWLLEEGNCLRNQFENICHLKENTLKPKNLDFLASNIQTLIHMVDKVGGISILPELALSQLSELQKKNVFRFKKPFPYREISIIYYKPTFKQKIIDELAHSIRTSLEKKLNYHENPKEFVSIKPQ, from the coding sequence ATGAACATTCAGCAATTGGAATATCTTATCGCTGTAGATAAGTACAAACACTTTGGTAAAGCTGCGCAGGCCTGCTTCATTACCCAGCCTACATTAAGTGCAATGATACAGAAATTTGAGGATGAACTGGATGTAAAGGTTTTTGACAGGACCACCCATCCGATCCGTACTACAGATGTAGGACTTCAGATTATCGATCAGGCCAAGGTGATTATAGAGGCTGTCAATGAGCTGAGGAATAAAGCCAACCTGCTGAATAACATTTTAGGAGGAACTATCAATATCGGGATCATTCCTACGGTTTCATCTTTTATCTTACCTACTGAAATTTTCAAATTTCTGGAAGATAATGCAAAAATCCAGATGAATGTAAAGGAAATGACTACGGATAACATCATCAAGGCTTTGAAAGCCGGTGAACTGGATGCCGGGATTATTTCTACGCCGTATGATGCAGCAGATGAATTCTATCAGGATTTCCTGTTTAATGAAGAGCTGATGATTTACAGTTCTGATACTGAAGCCAACAAAAAGAATGCTTATGTAGTGCCGGAAGACCTTAATGTAGAAAAAGTATGGTTGCTGGAAGAAGGAAACTGCCTGAGAAACCAGTTTGAAAATATCTGCCACCTGAAAGAAAATACGCTGAAGCCTAAAAACCTCGACTTCCTGGCTTCAAATATCCAGACACTGATACATATGGTGGATAAAGTAGGGGGAATCAGTATTTTGCCTGAGCTTGCCCTGAGCCAGCTTTCCGAACTCCAGAAAAAAAATGTCTTCAGATTCAAGAAACCTTTTCCGTACAGGGAAATTAGCATCATCTATTACAAGCCGACCTTCAAGCAGAAAATTATTGACGAATTGGCTCATTCCATCAGGACTTCATTAGAGAAAAAATTAAATTATCACGAAAATCCTAAAGAATTCGTAAGCATAAAACCACAATAG
- a CDS encoding catalase, which translates to MDPKKLTLSNGAPYFEHQDSQTAGPRGPVLLQDFILQENLAHFVRERIPERVVHAHGSGAYGTFTVTHDISQYTKARLFSNVGNSCRMFARFSTVGGERGSADTTRDPRGFALKFYTEDGNWDLVGNNTPVFFIKDAKKFPDFIHTQKRVPKTNLKSAAMMWDFWSLNPESLHQVLILMSDRGTPYGYRHMHGFGSHTFSMINDKNERVWVKFHFKTKQGIKNFSDEEAMKMAGENPDFAQEDLCTAIEEGNFPKWTMYIQVMTEEQARDFRWNPFDITKVWFQGDFPLIEVGEMELNEVPVNYFAHVEQSIFSPSNLINGISFSPDKMLQGRLFSYPDAHRYRVGVNAHLLEVNRCPFAVNNYQRDGFMADSSHYQDKPNYHPNSFDDITPDPSYKSFEYELDSAHVASYNRNEHDDDHYTQPGLLYSKAMNAEQRQHLVTNIVGSLNKIKGPKKDEIINRQLCHFFRANIELGMKVATQLNVVIDANMMNHSK; encoded by the coding sequence ATGGATCCTAAAAAACTAACACTGAGCAACGGTGCTCCTTACTTTGAACATCAGGACTCCCAAACAGCTGGCCCAAGAGGCCCGGTTCTTCTGCAGGATTTTATTTTACAGGAAAATCTTGCACACTTTGTAAGAGAGAGAATCCCGGAGCGGGTGGTACATGCCCATGGAAGCGGTGCATACGGAACTTTTACCGTAACACACGACATCAGCCAATATACCAAAGCCAGATTATTTTCAAATGTCGGCAATTCATGCAGGATGTTCGCCCGTTTTTCCACTGTAGGCGGAGAAAGAGGAAGTGCAGACACGACAAGGGACCCGAGAGGCTTTGCCCTGAAATTTTATACAGAAGACGGAAACTGGGACCTGGTAGGAAACAACACGCCGGTTTTCTTTATTAAAGATGCCAAGAAATTCCCTGATTTTATCCATACCCAGAAAAGGGTACCGAAAACCAATCTTAAAAGCGCCGCCATGATGTGGGATTTCTGGAGCCTCAATCCTGAATCTCTTCATCAGGTCCTTATTTTAATGTCAGACCGAGGTACGCCTTACGGATACAGGCATATGCATGGTTTCGGATCCCATACGTTTTCAATGATCAATGATAAAAATGAAAGAGTGTGGGTAAAATTCCATTTTAAGACAAAGCAGGGGATTAAGAACTTCTCTGATGAGGAAGCAATGAAAATGGCAGGCGAAAATCCTGATTTTGCACAGGAAGACCTTTGTACTGCTATTGAAGAAGGGAATTTCCCAAAATGGACCATGTACATCCAGGTCATGACGGAAGAGCAGGCAAGAGATTTCAGATGGAATCCTTTTGATATTACAAAAGTATGGTTCCAGGGGGATTTCCCGCTAATTGAAGTGGGGGAAATGGAGCTGAATGAAGTTCCTGTAAATTATTTTGCCCACGTAGAGCAATCCATCTTCTCACCCAGCAACCTGATCAACGGGATCAGCTTCTCCCCGGACAAAATGCTTCAGGGAAGACTGTTCTCCTATCCTGATGCCCACAGATACAGAGTGGGTGTAAATGCCCACCTTTTGGAGGTGAACAGATGCCCTTTTGCTGTTAACAATTATCAGCGGGACGGCTTTATGGCAGATTCAAGCCATTATCAGGATAAGCCGAACTATCACCCGAACAGTTTTGATGATATCACGCCTGACCCTTCCTATAAAAGCTTTGAATATGAGCTTGACAGTGCCCATGTTGCCAGCTACAACAGGAATGAACATGATGACGACCATTACACACAGCCGGGCCTGCTGTATTCAAAAGCAATGAATGCTGAACAGAGACAGCATCTGGTAACTAATATCGTGGGAAGCCTGAATAAGATTAAAGGCCCTAAAAAAGACGAGATTATCAACCGCCAGCTCTGCCATTTCTTCAGAGCTAATATTGAGCTTGGCATGAAAGTAGCTACCCAGCTGAATGTTGTTATTGATGCCAATATGATGAATCATTCAAAATAA
- a CDS encoding enoyl-CoA hydratase/isomerase family protein encodes MSYENILLKKDGTIAFITINRPESLNALNARTINELSSALDGFDADTSCRAIILTGSGEKSFVAGADIKEFSDFGQEKAEELARTGQNNLFDKIENMTKPVIAAVNGFALGGGLELAMACHIRYASENARLGLPEVTLGLIPGYGGTQRLPKLVGKGMANEMIFSAKMIPAARAKEIGLVNEVYPIEELLTKAKELADVIARNSPMAISKAIHAVNLSDTDRGFETEIRSFGELFDLADKKEGVSAFLEKRKPDF; translated from the coding sequence ATGAGTTACGAAAATATATTATTGAAAAAGGATGGTACTATAGCTTTTATCACCATCAACCGGCCTGAAAGTCTAAACGCTTTAAATGCCCGGACCATTAATGAACTGAGCTCAGCTTTAGACGGATTTGATGCTGATACTTCCTGCAGGGCAATTATCCTGACAGGAAGCGGAGAAAAATCTTTTGTTGCCGGAGCAGATATCAAGGAATTCAGTGATTTCGGACAGGAGAAGGCAGAAGAACTTGCCAGAACCGGACAGAATAATTTGTTTGATAAAATAGAAAATATGACCAAGCCTGTAATTGCAGCCGTTAACGGCTTTGCATTAGGCGGCGGTCTTGAGCTTGCTATGGCATGCCATATCAGATATGCATCAGAAAATGCACGGCTGGGACTTCCGGAAGTAACGCTGGGCTTAATTCCCGGTTACGGAGGAACCCAAAGACTGCCTAAACTGGTAGGAAAAGGCATGGCCAATGAAATGATCTTCTCTGCCAAAATGATTCCTGCTGCGAGAGCGAAGGAAATCGGACTGGTAAATGAAGTGTACCCTATTGAAGAATTATTAACCAAAGCAAAAGAACTGGCTGATGTTATTGCCCGCAATTCACCTATGGCAATTTCAAAAGCGATTCATGCTGTTAACCTGTCGGATACAGACCGGGGTTTTGAAACCGAAATCAGAAGTTTCGGAGAACTTTTTGATCTGGCCGATAAAAAGGAAGGCGTTTCCGCATTTTTAGAAAAAAGAAAGCCCGACTTTTAA
- a CDS encoding dCMP deaminase family protein, whose translation MNKFDKAYLKMALEWAKLSYCKRKQVGALIVKDRMIISDGYNGTPSGFENCCEDNEGKTHWYVLHAEANAILKLAASTQSAKDATLYLTLSPCKECSKLILQAGIARLVYINEYSDDDGISFLRNHNIEIEQISDYELKK comes from the coding sequence ATGAATAAGTTTGATAAAGCTTATCTTAAAATGGCCCTGGAATGGGCAAAACTTTCCTACTGTAAACGAAAGCAGGTAGGAGCTCTTATCGTAAAAGATAGGATGATTATTTCAGATGGTTACAATGGTACTCCTTCAGGATTTGAAAACTGCTGTGAGGACAATGAAGGCAAAACACACTGGTACGTGCTGCATGCAGAAGCAAATGCTATTTTAAAACTGGCCGCTTCCACGCAGTCCGCAAAAGATGCCACACTGTACTTAACACTCTCCCCGTGCAAAGAATGCAGCAAGCTCATTCTGCAGGCCGGGATTGCCAGACTTGTTTATATTAATGAGTATTCGGATGACGACGGGATATCATTTTTAAGAAACCATAATATTGAAATAGAGCAGATTTCGGATTATGAACTAAAAAAATAA
- the xerD gene encoding site-specific tyrosine recombinase XerD: protein MTWDEKIKDFEIFLRFERNFSENTLDAYIRDIRKLKEYAEEDLDNIGPDTIGYENLQEYIFNLSKQKFSERSQARWISSIKAFFRYLMEDECREDNPAALLEGPKLGLYLPDTLSLPDINKIINAIELNTDLGKRNHCIIEVLYGCGLRVSELIELKISNINFKEHYIKVSGKGNKTRFVPLAGYTAELIQGYISDTRSKGKVNKKHEDTLFLNSRGTSMSRVIVFLIIKELTDKAGVSKKISPHTFRHSFATHLLQNGADLRYIQEMLGHSSITTTEIYTHLKTEELRDVILSYHPRNINLSLNENTGILP from the coding sequence ATGACATGGGATGAAAAAATTAAGGATTTTGAAATCTTTCTTCGCTTCGAAAGAAATTTTTCAGAAAACACGCTTGATGCCTATATACGGGACATCAGAAAGCTGAAAGAATATGCAGAAGAGGATCTGGACAACATCGGCCCGGATACCATCGGATACGAAAACCTGCAGGAATACATCTTTAACCTTTCCAAACAGAAATTCAGCGAACGGTCTCAGGCCAGATGGATCTCTTCCATCAAAGCATTTTTCAGGTATCTGATGGAAGATGAGTGCCGTGAAGATAATCCGGCAGCCTTGCTGGAAGGGCCTAAACTGGGGCTTTATCTTCCGGATACGCTAAGCCTTCCCGATATCAACAAAATCATCAATGCCATTGAACTGAATACGGATCTCGGAAAGAGGAACCACTGTATTATTGAAGTGCTGTATGGCTGTGGCCTCCGGGTTTCTGAACTGATCGAGCTTAAGATTTCCAACATAAATTTTAAAGAACACTATATTAAAGTGTCCGGAAAGGGAAACAAGACCCGTTTTGTTCCTCTGGCAGGTTACACGGCGGAACTGATACAGGGCTATATCAGCGATACGCGTTCAAAAGGCAAAGTAAACAAAAAACATGAAGACACACTTTTCCTCAACAGCAGGGGAACATCGATGTCCAGGGTTATTGTATTTTTAATTATAAAAGAATTAACGGACAAAGCCGGCGTAAGCAAGAAAATTTCACCCCATACATTCAGGCATTCGTTTGCAACCCATCTGCTCCAGAACGGTGCAGACCTCCGATATATCCAGGAAATGCTGGGGCATTCGAGCATTACCACTACAGAGATTTATACCCACCTGAAGACAGAAGAGCTGCGGGATGTTATCCTGAGCTACCACCCGAGAAATATTAATCTATCACTTAATGAAAATACTGGAATACTGCCCTGA
- a CDS encoding NUDIX hydrolase, producing MKILEYCPDCGEKSLHWDGEKKWSCPVCNFNLYNNVAGAVAVVIRHDDEVYLTRRVRDPKKGKLDLAGGFVDPKESAEEACKRELFEELQLTVDISKLRYLTSLPNVYQYKEIDYHTIDLFYEYHVPEKFEVNLEASEISEAVWIPLRDLALEDLAFDSQKTFFKAYLNKN from the coding sequence ATGAAAATACTGGAATACTGCCCTGACTGCGGCGAAAAATCCTTACACTGGGACGGTGAAAAGAAATGGAGCTGCCCTGTTTGCAATTTCAACCTGTACAACAATGTTGCCGGGGCCGTAGCCGTGGTGATCAGGCATGATGACGAGGTTTATCTTACCAGAAGGGTGAGAGACCCGAAAAAAGGAAAACTTGATCTTGCCGGCGGATTTGTGGATCCGAAGGAAAGTGCTGAAGAAGCCTGTAAGAGGGAACTTTTTGAAGAGCTGCAGCTTACCGTTGATATTTCAAAGCTGCGGTACCTCACAAGCCTTCCGAATGTATACCAGTACAAAGAAATTGATTACCATACGATTGATCTTTTTTACGAGTATCATGTCCCGGAAAAGTTTGAAGTTAATCTTGAAGCCTCTGAGATTTCAGAAGCTGTCTGGATCCCTTTAAGAGATTTAGCGCTTGAAGACCTGGCATTTGATTCACAGAAGACCTTTTTCAAAGCCTATCTGAACAAGAATTAA
- a CDS encoding heme-binding domain-containing protein yields MKTFKKILFWSLLGFALIQFIPTDKVNKPVDHKVNFIDIHKTPDKIAQLIRGACYDCHSNETVYPEYAYIAPVSWSVKSHINEGREHMNFSVWKNYNQELKESMMNKAVQTLQNRTMPMPGYIVYHKEANLSDAERILLIQYFEGLLKSKPY; encoded by the coding sequence ATGAAAACATTTAAAAAAATACTCTTCTGGAGCCTGCTGGGTTTTGCTTTGATACAGTTTATTCCAACAGACAAAGTGAATAAGCCTGTGGATCATAAGGTGAATTTTATCGATATACATAAAACGCCGGATAAAATCGCGCAGTTGATCCGGGGAGCGTGTTATGACTGTCATTCCAATGAAACCGTTTACCCGGAATACGCTTATATTGCACCGGTTTCCTGGTCGGTAAAAAGCCATATCAATGAAGGCCGGGAACATATGAATTTCTCTGTCTGGAAAAACTATAATCAGGAGCTTAAGGAAAGCATGATGAATAAAGCGGTCCAGACGCTTCAGAACAGGACCATGCCGATGCCGGGATATATTGTGTATCACAAGGAAGCCAACCTTTCTGATGCCGAAAGGATCCTGCTGATACAGTATTTTGAAGGGCTTTTAAAATCTAAGCCGTACTGA